The following proteins come from a genomic window of Nostoc sp. ATCC 53789:
- the glsA gene encoding glutaminase A produces the protein MTSQVNQRDLEIDSSPLLAVLQELHSQYKLLQEGAVAKYIPELAKVNPDLFSICIVTVDGQIYKVGDYDQLFTIQSISKVFAYGLALEDHGLDYVLTRVGVEPTGDAFNAIVLDEQSKRPYNPMVNAGAIATTSLIKGSGPTERLNRMLDMYKRYIGRDVFVDISVFTSERSTGHRNRAMAHLMLNFGMIDRNIEEALDLYFQQCAVIVNCEDLAVMAATLANKGMNPITKEQAVDKRYIKDILSVMYTCGMYNFAGEWAYKIGIPAKSGVCGGIIAVVPNKMGIGVFSPLLDVRGNSVRGVKVCEELSQRLGLHLFDCSGQEAKFD, from the coding sequence ATGACAAGCCAAGTAAATCAGAGAGATTTAGAAATAGATTCATCGCCATTATTAGCTGTTCTTCAGGAATTGCATTCTCAGTACAAGTTACTGCAAGAGGGTGCAGTAGCGAAATATATTCCAGAATTGGCAAAGGTAAACCCGGATTTGTTCAGCATTTGTATTGTCACAGTAGATGGTCAGATTTATAAAGTTGGCGATTACGACCAACTTTTTACCATTCAGTCGATTTCTAAAGTGTTTGCTTATGGACTTGCCTTAGAAGATCATGGACTGGATTACGTTTTAACTAGAGTTGGCGTAGAACCGACAGGCGATGCATTCAACGCGATCGTTTTAGATGAGCAATCGAAGCGACCTTATAACCCAATGGTAAACGCTGGTGCGATCGCAACCACTAGCTTAATCAAAGGTTCCGGCCCAACGGAACGTCTTAACCGAATGCTGGATATGTACAAGCGATATATCGGCCGGGACGTGTTCGTTGACATTTCAGTTTTTACCTCAGAACGCAGTACAGGGCATCGCAACCGCGCAATGGCGCATTTGATGCTCAACTTTGGCATGATTGACCGGAATATAGAAGAGGCGCTGGATCTTTATTTCCAGCAATGTGCTGTGATAGTGAATTGCGAAGACTTAGCAGTGATGGCGGCTACTCTGGCTAACAAAGGTATGAACCCCATCACCAAAGAACAGGCGGTAGATAAGCGTTACATCAAAGATATTCTGAGTGTGATGTACACCTGTGGAATGTACAACTTTGCCGGTGAGTGGGCTTACAAAATTGGGATTCCGGCAAAAAGCGGAGTTTGTGGTGGGATTATCGCAGTTGTACCCAATAAGATGGGTATTGGGGTTTTTTCGCCCCTGCTAGATGTGCGTGGTAATAGTGTGCGAGGGGTGAAGGTGTGTGAAGAACTTTCCCAACGGTTAGGTTTACATCTATTTGATTGTTCAGGACAGGAGGCGAAATTTGATTGA
- a CDS encoding AbrB family transcriptional regulator — MNQSVSVAPSLEEHTHENPVVTKQQLFTKQLIVLVLEMLLALPLGLLLAKFQIGRIAWIFGGIAAGTVVLQGCRIFYQYYPQPNRTARKVGMALVGLTVGASNTHGNLASVASGIPIFIFLTLFLLLSGSCIGYMYARLSKTNLLTAMLATVPGGVGIMAAIAADYNKNVSLVALVQAIRVTSVVVLIPFIAKTSAGNYYPQTLPINADWLNLDPSQLELLLLILLITALVVYPAILFQIPAGDFFGALLIGIGFNPLLHWLPFVGDISFSPPPIINLLGQMLLGITIGEYWGDKPNFQKRTVGYALMSVGMTLIAGAIAAILAMQFTSWDWLTCLLVTAPGGSAEMILVSLALNHNVEIVTTGHLVRLIAINSSLPLWVFLFRRLDEQLSESV, encoded by the coding sequence ATGAATCAAAGCGTAAGTGTTGCTCCCAGCCTAGAAGAACACACCCATGAAAATCCTGTTGTTACCAAACAACAGCTATTTACGAAGCAATTAATTGTCCTTGTCTTGGAAATGCTTCTGGCATTACCTCTGGGTTTACTCCTCGCCAAGTTCCAAATTGGCAGGATTGCCTGGATATTTGGCGGGATTGCTGCTGGTACAGTAGTTCTTCAAGGGTGTCGAATTTTTTATCAATATTATCCTCAACCTAACCGCACTGCTAGAAAAGTGGGAATGGCACTTGTAGGCTTAACTGTCGGCGCTTCCAATACCCACGGTAATCTAGCTAGTGTTGCTTCTGGTATTCCCATATTTATTTTTCTGACCTTGTTTCTGCTGCTGAGTGGAAGTTGTATTGGTTATATGTATGCCCGACTCAGCAAAACCAACCTATTGACAGCAATGCTGGCTACTGTTCCTGGTGGTGTCGGAATTATGGCTGCGATCGCAGCCGATTACAATAAAAATGTCAGCTTAGTTGCCCTAGTTCAGGCGATTCGCGTCACTTCAGTAGTGGTTTTGATCCCCTTCATCGCTAAAACATCAGCTGGTAATTACTATCCACAAACGCTCCCAATCAACGCTGATTGGCTCAATCTCGATCCATCTCAACTAGAATTACTCTTGTTAATACTCCTAATCACTGCATTAGTAGTTTATCCAGCTATATTATTTCAAATTCCCGCCGGCGATTTCTTTGGTGCATTGTTGATTGGCATCGGGTTTAATCCTCTGCTACATTGGCTGCCTTTTGTGGGTGATATTAGTTTTAGTCCGCCGCCAATAATAAACTTATTGGGTCAAATGCTCCTGGGAATTACCATTGGTGAGTATTGGGGAGACAAACCCAACTTTCAGAAGCGGACTGTCGGCTATGCCTTGATGTCTGTAGGGATGACTCTCATTGCCGGAGCGATCGCTGCTATACTTGCCATGCAATTCACCTCTTGGGACTGGTTAACCTGTTTGCTAGTCACAGCACCAGGAGGATCGGCAGAAATGATTTTGGTTTCCCTGGCATTAAATCATAATGTTGAAATTGTCACAACTGGTCATTTAGTGCGACTAATTGCGATTAACAGTTCCCTACCTCTTTGGGTGTTTTTGTTTCGCCGCCTGGATGAGCAACTTTCTGAATCAGTTTAA
- a CDS encoding DUF1838 domain-containing protein: MVAQIQELEAQHWVKTRSSLDPNESTFLIWKGKIYAFIPGEKRQLLFKMLGLSVSRCIPTAEGSWDFTSRELTYYLNPKTDEILRKWENPWTSETVPVIHVANNPVQGKFEGNFPAQVDGDSTTFVFDIFPYYPNPLADDPKFAEYSPNPIYQAAELFKLTVPTADLFNSALPSVSELKLSWDRIGQWLPWMKMGDRPGQLIYSAVGSKVKGLTELPSLLQDEINNRIPLYKQAPKALIDGEDMTSWLYFQKHFQSYLAGEIFPLPQAEEL; encoded by the coding sequence ATGGTTGCTCAAATCCAAGAACTTGAAGCGCAGCACTGGGTTAAAACTCGTTCTTCCCTCGACCCTAACGAATCCACTTTCCTGATTTGGAAAGGTAAGATTTATGCCTTTATCCCCGGCGAGAAAAGACAACTTCTATTTAAAATGCTGGGATTGAGTGTTAGCCGATGTATTCCCACAGCAGAGGGTAGCTGGGATTTTACTTCTAGAGAACTGACTTACTACCTTAACCCAAAAACAGATGAAATCTTACGCAAGTGGGAGAATCCTTGGACAAGTGAGACAGTTCCGGTAATCCACGTCGCCAATAATCCAGTGCAGGGTAAGTTTGAGGGAAATTTCCCTGCACAAGTAGATGGTGACAGCACAACCTTCGTTTTTGACATATTTCCCTATTACCCCAATCCCCTAGCAGACGATCCCAAATTTGCCGAATACAGCCCAAATCCAATTTATCAGGCAGCAGAATTGTTTAAATTAACTGTGCCAACCGCAGATTTATTCAACTCAGCGCTTCCCTCAGTTTCTGAACTCAAACTGAGTTGGGATCGGATTGGTCAATGGCTTCCCTGGATGAAAATGGGCGATCGCCCCGGTCAACTGATCTACAGTGCTGTTGGCAGCAAAGTCAAGGGTTTAACAGAACTGCCCTCACTGCTGCAAGACGAAATTAATAACCGTATTCCTCTATATAAACAAGCCCCAAAAGCATTGATAGATGGGGAAGATATGACTTCCTGGTTGTACTTCCAAAAGCACTTTCAGTCTTATTTAGCTGGTGAAATCTTCCCGCTTCCCCAAGCAGAAGAATTGTAA
- a CDS encoding septal ring lytic transglycosylase RlpA family protein — MNQRHLWIIVALSMAVLGIPSVGCTQTTKGNALASQKSPAPDVVKVGEYQSRAGRQTLDAVITEIHPHNIRGRKAATLFIRNIPVLTFLSSVSNTNFESKKVGAIGNTGGVQEYALIASNSPKALNADDVTDVSNQISSSDNDPVQIAGVVAAKINQLNRESVDGSKITVSWKAGEKSNANQAQNKSAPSRQDGDRYVIKINGEELVEINEATRLAQTNPTKNLAEDALQATNRLRRLLGNASPLKEIANLPVRQPVSIPKLPQQIAVGVVQATLRGMASYYGYDGSGTQTASGQRFNPEAMTAAHRSLPFGTQVRVTNTRNGRSVVLRINDRGPFIRGRVIDVSAGAARILGMMGSGVAPVHIEVLGK; from the coding sequence ATGAATCAAAGACATTTGTGGATTATTGTTGCCCTGTCTATGGCTGTTTTGGGCATACCTTCAGTCGGTTGTACTCAAACCACCAAGGGAAATGCTCTAGCATCCCAAAAATCACCTGCCCCTGATGTGGTTAAGGTGGGAGAGTACCAATCCAGAGCAGGGAGACAAACCTTGGATGCTGTGATTACAGAAATTCATCCTCACAACATTAGAGGACGTAAGGCGGCAACCCTTTTTATCCGAAATATACCTGTTCTCACCTTTTTGAGTTCTGTATCAAATACGAATTTTGAATCTAAAAAAGTTGGTGCAATTGGAAATACTGGGGGCGTACAAGAGTACGCCCTTATTGCTAGCAATTCACCAAAGGCACTGAATGCTGACGACGTAACAGATGTGAGTAACCAGATTAGCTCCTCTGACAATGACCCGGTTCAGATAGCTGGTGTAGTAGCAGCTAAGATCAACCAGTTGAATCGGGAAAGTGTAGACGGCAGTAAAATTACCGTCAGTTGGAAAGCAGGGGAAAAATCTAATGCCAATCAAGCACAAAACAAAAGCGCTCCCTCCCGGCAAGATGGCGATCGCTATGTAATCAAAATTAATGGCGAAGAATTGGTCGAAATCAACGAAGCTACACGATTAGCACAGACCAATCCCACCAAAAATTTGGCAGAAGATGCATTGCAAGCAACTAATCGCCTGCGGAGGCTACTAGGCAATGCATCTCCCCTAAAAGAAATTGCTAATTTACCAGTCCGTCAACCAGTCTCAATACCAAAGCTGCCTCAACAGATTGCCGTTGGAGTAGTGCAAGCCACTTTGAGAGGCATGGCTTCTTATTACGGCTATGACGGTTCTGGTACTCAGACTGCAAGCGGTCAGAGATTCAACCCAGAAGCAATGACTGCTGCTCATCGCAGCTTACCCTTTGGTACGCAAGTGCGTGTAACCAATACCCGCAACGGTCGTTCTGTAGTGCTGCGAATTAATGACCGAGGCCCATTCATTCGGGGGCGAGTCATTGACGTATCTGCTGGCGCGGCTCGAATTTTGGGAATGATGGGTAGTGGTGTTGCACCAGTACATATTGAAGTTTTGGGAAAATAA